A genomic window from Peromyscus maniculatus bairdii isolate BWxNUB_F1_BW_parent chromosome 1, HU_Pman_BW_mat_3.1, whole genome shotgun sequence includes:
- the LOC102919790 gene encoding killer cell immunoglobulin-like receptor 3DL1: MTEKVCLLSESPEHLSTYIEEGMYQFREKCYTKDPKEEKIGDSPLRDEGASLNIFSVYPSAGSHDKPPLSACPSYIVPLGKRVELRCDSHSYYYTFKLYKELGNPIPHIQGRLFQRKFVFEPVTTEYAGTYRCYGFNDHYPFKISANSDPVKIIISEIYRKPFLVALQPPLVNLGEKVTLECRSEIVFDTFILTSHKNGTIKDSLELTAEHHHGGSQANFSIGPVTPDDAGTYRCYGTFNHSPYEWSESSDPIDIKITGLYKKPSLSALMEPVVMSGENMTLTCFSDLQFDMFHLSMEGVPKEHGLPSVKSHNGTFQDSFHIGSVVQAGNYRCYGSFRNSSHLWSTPSDPLYILVTGNCPQCTEDNNRRNLNMLIGQSVTMILVFLIILIYSCCSSKKSKSQEQASESHLSSNPEREEVQEVTYLKFDQMIFKQKLTTPNSQIPKEFSTDPSLYMDIRKC, encoded by the exons ATGACAGAGAaagtttgtttactttctgaatCTCCTGAACATCTCAGCACTTACATTGAAGAAGGGATGTATCAGTTCAGAGAAAAGTGTTATACAAAGGACCCCAAAGAGGAGAAAATTGGAGACTCGCCTCTCAGGGATGAAGGagcatcattaaatattttctctgtgtatccctctGCAGGAAGTCATGACAAGCCTCCACTCTCTGCCTGCCCAAGCTATATTGTTCCTTTGGGAAAGCGTGTGGAACTTCGATGTGACTCTCATAGTTACTATTACACATTCAAGTTGTACAAAGAGCTTGGTAATCCTATCCCTCACATCCAGGGAAGACTATTCCAGAGGAAATTTGTCTTTGAACCTGTGACAACAGAATATGCAGGGACATACAGATGCTATGGATTTAATGATCATTACCCTTTTAAAATTTCAGCCAACAGTGACCCTGTGAAGATCATAATTTCAG aaaTCTACAGGAAGCCTTTCCTCGTGGCCTTACAACCTCCCCTGGTGAATTTAGGAGAGAAGGTGACACTGGAGTGTCGATCAGAGATTGTGTTTGACACCTTCATTTTGACTtcacataaaaatggaacaatCAAAGACTCTCTCGAACTTACTGCAGAACATCATCATGGGGGTTCCCAAGCCAACTTCTCAATAGGTCCTGTGACACCTGATGATGCTGGGACATACAGATGTTATGGTACCTTCAATCACTCTCCATATGAGTGGTCTGAATCCAGTGACCCCATTGACATAAAGATCACAG GTTTATACAAGAAACCTTCTCTGTCAGCCCTGATGGAACCTGTGGTGATGTCAGGAGAAAACATGACCTTGacctgtttctctgaccttcagttTGACATGTTCCATCTGTCCATGGAAGGGGTACCCAAGGAACACGGGCTACCTTCAGTGAAGAGCCACAATGGAACATTCCAGGACAGCTTCCATATTGGTTCTGTGGTCCAGGCAGGGAACTATAGATGCTATGGCTCTTTCAGGAACTCTTCCCATCTGTGGTCAACCCCAAGTGACCCCTTGTACATTCTTGTCACAGGTAA CTGCCCTCAGTGTACAGAAGACA ATAACCGCAGGAACCTGAATATGCTGATTGGACAGTCAGTGACCATGATCCTTGTCTTCCTTATCATCCTCATTTAttcttgttgctcttccaaaaaGAGTAAGTCTCAGGAACAAGCCAGTGAAAGTCATCTGAGTAgt AATCCTGAAAGAGAAGAAGTGCAGGAGGTGACATACTTAAAATTTGatcagatgatcttcaaacaaaaattgacCACTCCCAATTCCCAGATTCCCAAGGAATTTTCCACAGATCCAAGTTTATACATGGATATCAGGAAATGTTAA